The Fundidesulfovibrio putealis DSM 16056 genome includes a window with the following:
- a CDS encoding phage baseplate assembly protein V codes for MGLKFGVVCAVDAARAVVRVKFADNEDLESWWLPVAAPFTLANKAYLLPQEGEHVACLMDENCEAGVVVGAIYSEADKPPVDEASKFHILFEDGTALEYDTKAHHLKALVKGSVELTAEKSVRVESETELELVGRRRIVMRSPRIEWLPLEGEEDCEAEVAANFRLRGTLRHEGLYDHVGDQVNDGDVKVTGEIRDEKGNTNHHEH; via the coding sequence GTGGGGCTTAAGTTCGGCGTGGTCTGCGCCGTGGACGCGGCCCGCGCCGTTGTCCGCGTGAAGTTCGCGGACAACGAGGATCTGGAATCCTGGTGGCTGCCGGTGGCCGCGCCGTTCACCCTGGCCAACAAGGCGTACCTGCTGCCCCAGGAGGGCGAGCACGTGGCCTGCCTGATGGACGAGAACTGCGAGGCGGGCGTGGTGGTCGGCGCGATCTACTCGGAGGCGGACAAGCCGCCGGTGGACGAGGCCAGCAAGTTCCACATCCTGTTCGAGGACGGAACGGCGCTGGAATACGACACCAAGGCCCACCACCTGAAGGCGCTGGTGAAGGGTTCAGTGGAGCTGACAGCGGAGAAGTCTGTACGCGTGGAGTCGGAAACGGAGCTTGAGCTGGTGGGACGACGGCGCATCGTGATGCGCTCCCCGCGCATCGAATGGCTGCCGCTCGAAGGCGAGGAAGACTGCGAGGCCGAGGTGGCCGCCAACTTCCGCCTCCGGGGAACGCTCCGGCACGAAGGGCTTTACGACCACGTGGGCGATCAAGTCAACGACGGCGACGTGAAGGTCACCGGAGAAATCAGGGACGAAAAGGGCAACACGAACCATCATGAGCATTGA
- a CDS encoding GPW/gp25 family protein has product MSIDARSIRSADWSPEVGSIGQVVEALNDIRQAISILLKTPKGSDPHRPEFGCDAWRYLDKPVTVAVPNVIRECTDAVERWEPRAKLKRITWSVDGSTLELTLEWTAALAGQTQTQQVSYGFVDAA; this is encoded by the coding sequence ATGAGCATTGACGCGCGCAGCATCAGATCGGCGGACTGGTCGCCGGAGGTTGGGAGCATCGGCCAGGTGGTCGAGGCCCTGAACGACATCCGCCAGGCCATCTCCATCCTGCTCAAGACGCCCAAGGGTTCCGACCCGCACCGCCCCGAATTCGGCTGCGACGCCTGGCGCTACCTGGACAAGCCCGTGACCGTGGCCGTGCCCAACGTGATCCGCGAATGCACCGACGCCGTGGAGCGCTGGGAGCCCCGCGCCAAGCTCAAACGCATCACCTGGAGCGTGGACGGCTCCACCCTGGAACTCACCCTGGAATGGACCGCCGCCCTGGCCGGACAGACGCAAACCCAGCAGGTTTCCTATGGCTTCGTCGACGCTGCCTGA
- a CDS encoding baseplate assembly protein — translation MASSTLPEPSFVDRDGASITADAVAMYEAMTGKTLYPAQPERLLVDVVAYRELIWRIAQNEAAKLNLVRYSRGPILDYLGELVRVYRLEAQPARCTVRVRLKEAQAEAVVIPMGTALTAKGGELTFSTMAALLIEPGLITGQAEARADAAGTSGNGFMAGEVEADGVLPDAVESISSITMTYGGADVEDDERLRLRILLGPEGFAVAGPYDAYRANALAVHQDIVDVGVSQPWPGLVALYPLMRAGQPSREILDLVFAALNDRSVRPLSDTVSVRQPRRVVFEIRAGITLASWADSVSVTAQAKALLEDHAAGLRLKLGGAVVASRILTLIGQVPGVQDVVMEAPAANMTLAANEYADCTAIAVNVTGFVNAD, via the coding sequence ATGGCTTCGTCGACGCTGCCTGAACCCTCCTTCGTGGACCGCGACGGCGCGTCCATCACGGCGGACGCGGTGGCCATGTACGAGGCCATGACCGGCAAGACGCTCTATCCCGCCCAGCCGGAGCGCCTGCTGGTGGACGTGGTGGCCTACCGCGAGCTGATCTGGCGCATCGCCCAGAACGAGGCGGCGAAGCTGAACCTCGTGCGCTACTCGCGCGGCCCCATCCTGGACTACCTGGGCGAGCTGGTGCGCGTCTACCGCTTGGAAGCCCAGCCCGCGCGCTGCACGGTTCGCGTGCGCCTAAAAGAGGCCCAGGCCGAAGCCGTGGTCATCCCGATGGGAACGGCCCTCACGGCCAAGGGCGGCGAGCTGACCTTCTCCACCATGGCGGCGCTCTTGATCGAGCCGGGACTGATTACCGGGCAGGCGGAGGCCCGCGCCGATGCGGCGGGTACTTCGGGCAACGGCTTCATGGCCGGTGAAGTGGAGGCCGACGGCGTGCTGCCGGACGCGGTGGAATCCATCAGTTCGATCACCATGACCTACGGCGGCGCGGACGTGGAGGACGACGAGCGCCTGCGCCTGCGCATCCTGCTCGGGCCTGAAGGGTTCGCGGTGGCCGGTCCTTACGACGCCTACCGCGCAAACGCCCTGGCCGTGCATCAGGACATCGTGGACGTGGGAGTGTCCCAGCCCTGGCCGGGGCTTGTCGCGCTCTATCCGCTCATGAGGGCCGGGCAGCCCTCGCGGGAAATCCTGGATCTGGTGTTCGCGGCCTTGAACGACCGCTCGGTGCGGCCCCTGTCGGACACGGTGTCCGTGCGTCAGCCGCGCCGGGTGGTCTTCGAGATCCGCGCCGGAATCACCCTGGCATCCTGGGCCGATTCTGTTTCCGTGACCGCACAGGCCAAGGCTCTGCTGGAAGACCACGCCGCCGGGCTGCGTCTGAAGCTCGGCGGCGCGGTGGTGGCCAGCCGCATTCTCACGCTGATCGGACAGGTGCCGGGCGTGCAGGACGTGGTCATGGAGGCCCCCGCTGCCAATATGACCCTGGCCGCCAACGAATACGCGGACTGCACGGCCATCGCCGTGAACGTGACGGGGTTCGTCAATGCTGACTGA
- a CDS encoding phage tail protein: MLTEDLLPPGIADESGKALAAIVDGIELLDLSVPLVNLVDRAAPDILPHLLDQFHVDFIRPDASEEDRREKVKNSVDWHRRKGTPAHLEALVREMTGLTSRIREKKYFLLGRTGLGQPLAQPPRSGFRLGSSKLGRDGLGMPDRWFEFDINLDSRQARESAVAARDVDALATAVKPARCRHVTRFGPILLGHPQYARLGVDTF, encoded by the coding sequence ATGCTGACTGAAGATCTGCTGCCGCCCGGCATCGCCGACGAATCGGGCAAGGCCCTGGCCGCCATCGTGGACGGGATCGAGCTGCTGGACCTGTCTGTGCCCCTGGTGAATCTGGTGGACCGGGCAGCCCCGGACATCCTGCCGCACCTGCTCGATCAGTTCCACGTGGACTTCATCCGCCCCGACGCCTCCGAGGAGGACAGACGGGAGAAGGTCAAGAATTCGGTGGACTGGCACCGCCGCAAGGGAACGCCCGCCCACCTGGAAGCCCTGGTCCGGGAGATGACCGGGCTCACGTCGCGCATCCGCGAGAAGAAGTATTTCCTGCTCGGACGCACCGGCCTGGGGCAGCCCCTGGCCCAGCCGCCCAGGTCGGGCTTTAGGCTGGGAAGCTCCAAGCTCGGCAGGGACGGCCTGGGCATGCCCGACCGCTGGTTCGAATTCGACATCAACCTGGACAGCCGCCAGGCCCGCGAGTCCGCCGTCGCCGCCCGCGACGTGGACGCCCTGGCCACGGCGGTCAAGCCCGCCCGCTGCCGCCACGTCACGCGCTTCGGCCCCATCCTGCTGGGACATCCGCAGTACGCCCGGCTGGGCGTGGACACCTTTTAG
- a CDS encoding phage tail protein, which translates to MPIPAFATGPGYIKGRSHTFEHEEPLPEQMVNLLQDDLSLLSGALTTTIAQLFMPAVFTTDHKMPCIAGADQVTVEDNVLFMVGGVLFNTRDLTSRVFQVPDYATRFLRASVAPECGELAAYETLPGVIADPLDRQLKVTLAMVNGDETDPPGTGGGATTRTNMRLLKAVKGGPGSIPAITLYANAPSEVAQSGGASGALPAGLIVPSTNPVEPCALRCNGGVYSRTTYSALFERLGTIEGDILPADGVSAISVDSSSDRVTIDRALPVGSVIRLSSTGSLPGGLQPGTDYHVREQSGASFKVSETPNGLIVDLTNNGSGTLTVLSWSFRTPVLGGYFLRGVDDGAGVDLGAETRQARGDGQTGDKPLTVQMDSLKSHIHPLDMGLQGIGEGSAWAFGDREAGQWGNPNPCPMNTTTCQPTGGVENLVRNKSVYYHITHGLPF; encoded by the coding sequence ATGCCGATACCCGCATTCGCCACCGGCCCCGGCTACATCAAAGGCCGTTCGCACACGTTCGAACACGAGGAACCGTTGCCCGAGCAGATGGTCAACCTGCTCCAGGACGATCTTTCGCTGCTTTCGGGCGCGCTGACCACAACCATCGCCCAGCTGTTCATGCCCGCCGTGTTCACTACGGACCACAAGATGCCCTGCATCGCCGGGGCGGACCAGGTCACGGTGGAGGACAACGTGCTGTTCATGGTGGGCGGGGTGCTCTTCAACACCCGCGACCTGACCAGCCGGGTCTTCCAGGTGCCGGACTACGCCACACGCTTCCTGCGTGCCTCCGTTGCCCCAGAGTGCGGCGAGCTGGCGGCCTACGAGACCCTGCCCGGAGTCATCGCCGACCCGTTGGACCGGCAGCTCAAAGTCACCCTGGCCATGGTGAACGGCGACGAGACCGACCCGCCCGGCACCGGCGGCGGAGCCACCACGCGCACCAACATGCGCCTGCTCAAGGCCGTGAAGGGCGGGCCGGGCAGCATCCCGGCCATCACCCTCTACGCCAACGCACCCAGCGAGGTGGCCCAGAGCGGAGGAGCGTCCGGGGCGCTGCCCGCCGGTCTCATCGTGCCCAGCACGAATCCCGTTGAACCGTGCGCCCTGCGCTGCAACGGCGGAGTCTACAGCCGGACCACGTATTCGGCGTTGTTCGAACGCCTGGGCACCATTGAGGGCGACATCCTGCCCGCCGATGGCGTGAGCGCCATCTCCGTGGACTCCAGCTCAGACCGCGTCACCATCGACCGCGCCCTTCCGGTGGGTTCGGTCATCCGCCTGTCCAGCACCGGCAGCCTGCCGGGCGGGCTTCAGCCCGGCACGGACTACCATGTGCGCGAACAGTCCGGCGCGTCCTTCAAGGTGAGCGAGACGCCCAACGGCCTGATCGTGGACCTGACCAACAACGGTTCCGGCACGCTCACGGTGCTTTCATGGAGTTTCCGCACGCCGGTGCTGGGCGGCTACTTCCTGCGCGGCGTGGACGACGGCGCTGGCGTGGATCTCGGTGCCGAGACGCGCCAGGCGCGCGGCGACGGCCAGACCGGAGACAAGCCGCTCACCGTCCAGATGGACAGCCTGAAAAGCCACATCCACCCGCTCGACATGGGCCTGCAAGGCATTGGCGAGGGCAGCGCCTGGGCGTTCGGCGACCGCGAGGCGGGCCAGTGGGGCAACCCGAATCCCTGCCCCATGAACACCACGACCTGTCAGCCCACCGGGGGCGTGGAGAACCTGGTCCGCAACAAGAGCGTCTACTACCACATCACCCACGGACTGCCGTTCTAA
- a CDS encoding Com family DNA-binding transcriptional regulator: MQEIRCAKCNRLLAKGSAAELEIKCPRCGVYNHLRAMPSPDQEPQEAIQPGGVRVCGKSVQRGGAW; encoded by the coding sequence ATGCAGGAGATCAGATGCGCCAAGTGCAATAGGTTGTTGGCCAAAGGCAGCGCGGCGGAGCTTGAGATCAAATGTCCGCGCTGCGGCGTTTACAATCACTTGAGGGCCATGCCGAGCCCCGACCAAGAGCCCCAAGAGGCCATTCAGCCTGGAGGGGTTCGTGTATGTGGGAAGTCTGTTCAGCGGGGCGGGGCTTGGTGA
- a CDS encoding DNA cytosine methyltransferase, with protein MGSLFSGAGLGDLGLHRAGLKHRWFCECDPYARKILAARWPGVPILEDVRDVSAETAHPVDVLAGGFPCQDVSSAGKRRGVKEGTRSGLWFEYLRIIREIRPRYVIVENVKALLSNGMSTVLQGLAESGYDAEWDVFPAAAFGAPHLRERVVIVAYPHGLRQPGAGPILEADAHLAKCGRPDGPSDWNGLRLEGPRAQAALSAHPGPVLRRVDDGGPYWVDRLRCLGNGIVPDLMEHVGRLVLAAETCRAANP; from the coding sequence GTGGGAAGTCTGTTCAGCGGGGCGGGGCTTGGTGACCTTGGGTTGCACCGGGCGGGCCTCAAGCATCGGTGGTTCTGTGAGTGTGATCCGTATGCCCGGAAAATCCTGGCCGCACGGTGGCCGGGCGTGCCGATCCTGGAGGATGTAAGGGATGTCAGCGCAGAAACAGCCCATCCAGTCGACGTCCTCGCCGGAGGATTCCCGTGCCAGGACGTCAGTTCCGCAGGAAAGCGCAGAGGCGTCAAAGAGGGAACCAGGTCCGGCCTCTGGTTCGAGTACCTGCGTATCATTCGCGAGATTCGACCCCGCTACGTCATCGTGGAGAACGTCAAAGCCCTCCTCAGCAACGGAATGTCCACCGTACTCCAAGGCTTGGCCGAGAGCGGGTATGATGCGGAATGGGACGTGTTTCCGGCGGCCGCCTTCGGCGCCCCTCACCTGCGTGAGAGGGTTGTCATTGTTGCCTACCCCCACGGCCTTCGACAACCAGGGGCTGGCCCAATACTTGAGGCGGACGCACACTTGGCAAAATGTGGGCGTCCTGACGGCCCGTCTGATTGGAATGGTCTACGGCTTGAAGGACCGCGAGCCCAGGCCGCCCTATCGGCTCATCCCGGACCCGTCCTTCGTCGAGTGGATGATGGGGGTCCCTACTGGGTGGACCGACTGCGCTGTCTCGGAAACGGCATCGTGCCGGACCTGATGGAGCATGTGGGGCGGCTGGTTCTGGCGGCTGAAACATGCAGAGCAGCCAACCCATAG
- a CDS encoding pentapeptide repeat-containing protein, whose translation MANQEHLDILAKGVEAWNAWRGENPIVVPDLSYAELANRALAVNEPNLDKVGINLSGAILRGAILEGAVLVFATLKGADLTWANCSVTNLYEANLEGAFLFEANLERAYLLNANLNAACLVGADLNCTDLNCANLSCADLRWANLRGANLSRADLKEANLKGANLSEGDLEGADLKNADLTSTNLENANVAGVKFNGKALYEGIRVDSCYGSQMFKTFAMDQNYIEEFRNKSKWNRFLYRLWLVTSNCGRSMLLWAAWSAVLLAIFAWVYHLLGHNAFVHPTSVGSPPPTPGTGSRRSTSASSPSPL comes from the coding sequence ATGGCGAACCAAGAGCATCTGGACATACTGGCCAAAGGCGTTGAGGCCTGGAACGCATGGCGGGGAGAGAATCCCATCGTGGTTCCTGATCTTAGTTATGCGGAACTTGCTAACAGAGCCCTGGCGGTTAATGAACCTAACCTGGATAAAGTGGGGATTAATCTTTCTGGGGCCATCCTCAGGGGGGCCATTCTCGAGGGGGCCGTACTCGTTTTTGCCACTCTCAAGGGGGCCGATCTCACATGGGCCAACTGCAGTGTTACCAATCTCTATGAAGCCAATCTCGAAGGGGCCTTTCTCTTTGAAGCCAATCTCGAGAGGGCCTATCTCTTGAATGCCAATCTCAACGCGGCCTGTCTCGTTGGGGCCGATCTCAATTGTACCGATCTAAATTGTGCCAACCTCAGTTGTGCCGATCTCAGGTGGGCCAATCTCAGGGGAGCCAATCTCTCGAGGGCCGATCTCAAAGAGGCCAATCTTAAGGGAGCTAATCTTTCAGAGGGCGATCTCGAGGGGGCTGACCTCAAAAACGCCGATTTAACATCAACTAACCTCGAAAACGCGAACGTCGCAGGCGTTAAATTCAACGGTAAAGCACTGTATGAAGGCATCCGTGTTGATTCATGCTACGGAAGCCAGATGTTCAAAACCTTTGCAATGGATCAGAACTACATCGAAGAATTCCGCAATAAATCGAAATGGAACCGGTTTCTCTATCGTCTGTGGTTGGTTACTTCCAATTGCGGCAGATCGATGCTGCTGTGGGCAGCATGGTCCGCTGTGTTGTTGGCTATCTTCGCCTGGGTGTATCATCTGCTTGGCCACAACGCGTTTGTTCATCCCACCTCCGTCGGTTCCCCCCCACCCACACCTGGGACTGGCTCGCGCCGATCTACTTCAGCTTCGTCACCTTCTCCACTCTAG
- a CDS encoding potassium channel family protein, with protein MYFSFVTFSTLGFGDIHPVTPEARIWVMAEVMLGYIMLGGLISILANKLARRA; from the coding sequence ATCTACTTCAGCTTCGTCACCTTCTCCACTCTAGGGTTTGGTGATATTCATCCGGTAACCCCGGAAGCACGAATATGGGTCATGGCCGAAGTGATGCTCGGCTACATCATGCTCGGCGGGTTGATCTCCATCTTAGCCAATAAACTGGCCCGAAGGGCTTGA
- a CDS encoding response regulator translates to MKINNVSIGTRLAVGFGLMTAITALTGLLAIFQAYQLSGLTDALYDHPYTVTNSMRDIRGNIRMVETALADMLVDPSPAKIDHMRYEILDAQKNIRQLFAIVNERFLGNKADVAAAEDVFNEWVVLLDKALAAQRDNLSDAAKKAAIQEARALTTRLVRKSQVMIDFATNKAVEFNDEAAKQGQRATIVLIVIVAAACLAGLVVSRFISNSITVPLSAMIARVKGVARGGIGQDLDYYSEDEVGDLADSFRLMRKNLLSKVRIAEAVAAGDYSVSVDTVGDEDVLGKSLAIMTKSLKDAADANTRTDWIKSGRNKLNAVIAGENDLRSLCSNVISFLAGYMNAQIGAVYALSSDGRLVLAGSYAFTKRKDLADSYALGEGIVGQAALEKSMISLSNIPDDYIRIKSSLGDAHPRNIVVLPLLHVGELKGVIELGSLEEFSDTKLELLQAVSETMGVALQSVDSQDKLRALLEQTRLQADKLQAQQEELRVSNEELEQQSSALRSSEEELRQQQEELQSINEELEEKNHFLELQRAEMGIKNTELNNIRKGLEIKARELELTTRYKSEFLANMSHELRTPLNSLLLLSRSLMENSSGNLNEAQVEYSRIIHRSGNDLLSLINEILDLSKIEAGKMTITPEDVPVLSLVEAMAASFKPLAEEKQLALTFHVDERIPAVIQTDRQRIEQVLRNLLSNAIKFSDQGSVSLSLRPPTPEECVNLDGLSEANALAVAVTDTGVGIAAEKQQEIFEAFRQVDGGTDRKYGGTGLGLTISRELAKLLHGALRLQSSPGQGSTFTLVIPQRLDQGSADQPLDATTGPAQGGGEPPIPVQAKFMACTAAAQPKHLADDRNGASAGPGYILIIEDDPAFARILMDQCRSKGFGVLHAASGEEGIELARKYAVGGIVLDIRLPGMNGWQVLEEFKQDPELRHIPVHIMSAEEATLDAQKKGAVGFLAKPASRENLDEALERLEGFMSKKVKDLLVVEDNQDMRKGVLSLLGDANIRIQEADTGVRALEAMRQCRFDCVILDLGLPDMTGFELLNLIEQDKNLHIPPIIVYTGRELTREEEQALHGHAESIIIKGVKSEERLIDETALFLHQVVKAMPVKKRELIATLYDKDKALRDKVILLVDDDMRNLYALSHVLQEKGLNVLKAEDGEKALEMLEARQDVSLVLLDIMMPVMDGYETLARIRANPRLSRLPVIALTAKAMLEDKERCIAAGASDYLSKPVDLDRLLSKLRVWLYNQESGSRRT, encoded by the coding sequence ATGAAAATCAACAACGTCAGTATTGGAACCCGCCTGGCTGTCGGATTCGGCCTGATGACCGCCATTACGGCGCTGACCGGCCTTCTGGCGATCTTCCAGGCCTACCAGTTGTCCGGGTTGACGGACGCCCTGTACGACCATCCTTACACCGTTACGAATTCCATGCGCGACATTCGGGGCAATATCCGCATGGTCGAGACAGCCCTTGCGGACATGCTTGTGGACCCGAGCCCCGCCAAAATCGATCACATGAGATATGAAATCCTGGATGCGCAGAAGAACATCCGTCAGCTCTTTGCCATCGTCAACGAACGCTTCCTGGGCAACAAGGCCGACGTCGCTGCCGCCGAGGACGTCTTCAACGAATGGGTCGTCCTGCTGGACAAGGCGCTGGCGGCGCAACGCGACAACCTCAGCGACGCTGCCAAGAAAGCCGCCATCCAGGAAGCCAGGGCACTTACCACCCGACTGGTCCGCAAATCCCAGGTGATGATCGACTTCGCCACAAATAAAGCGGTCGAATTCAATGATGAAGCTGCGAAGCAAGGCCAGCGCGCCACTATTGTCCTCATCGTGATTGTGGCTGCGGCCTGCCTGGCGGGACTGGTCGTCTCCAGGTTCATCTCCAACAGCATCACCGTCCCGCTCTCGGCCATGATCGCCCGGGTGAAAGGCGTCGCCCGGGGGGGCATCGGGCAGGATCTCGACTATTACAGCGAGGATGAAGTCGGCGATCTGGCCGATTCCTTCCGGCTCATGCGCAAGAATCTGCTCAGCAAAGTCCGTATTGCCGAAGCCGTGGCCGCAGGCGACTACAGCGTCTCCGTGGATACTGTCGGCGATGAGGATGTCTTGGGCAAATCGCTGGCCATAATGACGAAATCCCTCAAGGATGCCGCCGATGCCAACACCAGGACGGACTGGATCAAATCCGGACGGAACAAGCTCAATGCCGTGATCGCTGGAGAGAACGACCTGCGCTCCCTGTGCTCGAACGTCATCAGCTTCCTGGCTGGCTACATGAACGCGCAGATCGGTGCCGTGTATGCCTTGTCGTCCGATGGCAGGCTCGTCCTTGCTGGCAGCTACGCCTTCACCAAACGAAAGGACCTGGCGGACTCCTACGCGTTGGGAGAGGGCATTGTCGGCCAGGCAGCCCTTGAAAAGAGCATGATATCCTTAAGCAATATTCCCGATGATTACATCAGGATCAAATCGTCGCTCGGGGACGCCCATCCGCGCAACATCGTGGTCCTGCCGCTGCTGCACGTGGGCGAGCTCAAGGGTGTTATCGAGCTGGGTTCGCTCGAGGAATTTTCAGACACCAAGCTTGAGCTCCTCCAGGCCGTGTCGGAGACCATGGGCGTCGCCCTGCAATCAGTGGACAGCCAGGACAAGCTGCGCGCCCTGCTGGAACAAACCCGCCTCCAGGCCGACAAGCTCCAGGCCCAGCAGGAGGAACTGCGGGTCAGCAACGAAGAGCTGGAGCAGCAATCTTCGGCACTGCGCAGCTCCGAGGAGGAACTCCGCCAGCAGCAGGAAGAGCTCCAAAGCATCAATGAGGAACTTGAGGAAAAGAACCATTTCCTCGAGCTGCAACGCGCGGAGATGGGCATCAAGAACACCGAGCTGAACAACATCCGAAAAGGGCTTGAGATAAAAGCCAGGGAGCTGGAGCTCACCACCAGGTACAAGTCCGAATTCCTGGCCAACATGTCCCACGAACTGCGCACTCCGCTCAACAGCCTGCTGCTGCTTTCGCGCAGCCTCATGGAGAATTCTTCCGGCAACCTGAACGAGGCCCAGGTCGAGTATTCCCGCATCATCCACAGAAGCGGCAACGACCTGCTCTCGCTCATCAACGAGATTCTCGACCTCTCCAAGATAGAAGCTGGCAAGATGACCATCACGCCGGAAGATGTTCCGGTGCTCTCACTCGTGGAGGCCATGGCCGCCAGTTTCAAACCCCTGGCCGAAGAGAAGCAGCTGGCGCTCACCTTCCACGTCGACGAGCGGATTCCAGCGGTGATCCAGACCGACAGGCAACGCATCGAGCAGGTTCTGCGCAACCTGCTCTCCAATGCCATCAAGTTCAGCGATCAGGGCTCGGTAAGTCTTTCGCTGCGCCCCCCTACCCCTGAGGAATGCGTGAATCTCGATGGGCTTTCTGAAGCAAACGCGTTGGCCGTGGCCGTGACCGATACGGGTGTGGGCATCGCAGCCGAGAAACAGCAGGAAATCTTCGAGGCCTTCCGGCAGGTGGATGGCGGCACCGACCGAAAATACGGCGGAACGGGGCTCGGTCTGACCATCTCCCGGGAACTGGCGAAGCTGCTGCACGGCGCTTTGAGGCTCCAAAGCTCGCCCGGCCAGGGTTCCACCTTCACGCTGGTCATCCCGCAACGGCTCGACCAGGGCAGCGCGGACCAGCCGTTGGACGCCACAACAGGCCCTGCGCAGGGCGGCGGGGAGCCCCCCATCCCGGTTCAGGCCAAATTCATGGCATGCACTGCGGCTGCGCAACCGAAGCATCTGGCCGATGACCGCAACGGAGCTTCCGCCGGACCCGGCTATATCCTCATCATCGAGGACGACCCTGCCTTCGCCAGAATCCTCATGGACCAGTGCCGCTCAAAGGGCTTCGGCGTGCTCCACGCAGCCAGCGGCGAGGAAGGCATCGAGCTCGCCCGCAAGTACGCAGTCGGCGGCATCGTGCTGGATATCCGCCTGCCCGGCATGAACGGCTGGCAGGTGCTGGAAGAGTTCAAGCAGGACCCTGAGCTGCGCCATATACCGGTTCACATCATGTCCGCCGAGGAGGCAACCCTGGACGCCCAGAAAAAGGGCGCGGTGGGTTTCCTGGCCAAGCCGGCTTCCCGCGAAAACCTGGACGAAGCCCTGGAACGGCTCGAAGGGTTCATGTCCAAGAAGGTCAAGGACCTGCTGGTCGTCGAGGACAACCAGGACATGCGCAAGGGCGTGCTCAGCCTTTTAGGCGACGCGAACATCCGCATCCAGGAAGCGGACACGGGCGTAAGAGCACTGGAAGCCATGCGCCAATGCCGGTTCGACTGCGTGATTCTCGACCTGGGGCTCCCGGACATGACCGGCTTCGAACTGCTGAACCTGATCGAGCAGGATAAAAATCTGCACATTCCGCCCATCATCGTCTACACCGGTCGTGAACTCACCCGGGAGGAGGAGCAGGCGCTGCACGGCCACGCCGAGTCGATCATCATCAAGGGCGTGAAGTCCGAAGAGCGCCTGATCGATGAAACGGCGTTGTTCCTTCATCAGGTGGTCAAGGCCATGCCGGTGAAAAAGCGTGAGCTCATCGCCACCCTCTACGACAAGGACAAGGCCCTGCGCGACAAAGTCATCCTGCTGGTGGACGATGACATGCGCAACCTCTACGCCCTGTCCCATGTGCTTCAGGAGAAGGGCCTCAACGTGCTGAAAGCCGAAGACGGAGAGAAAGCACTGGAGATGCTCGAGGCCCGCCAGGATGTGAGCCTTGTCCTTCTGGATATCATGATGCCGGTGATGGACGGCTATGAGACGCTGGCGCGCATACGCGCCAACCCGCGCCTGTCGCGGCTGCCCGTCATCGCGCTGACCGCCAAGGCCATGCTCGAGGACAAGGAGCGGTGCATCGCGGCTGGAGCCAGCGATTACCTCTCCAAGCCCGTTGACCTGGACCGCCTGCTCTCCAAGCTGAGGGTCTGGCTGTACAACCAGGAGTCCGGAAGTCGGCGGACCTGA